In Humulus lupulus chromosome 7, drHumLupu1.1, whole genome shotgun sequence, the following are encoded in one genomic region:
- the LOC133789317 gene encoding uncharacterized protein LOC133789317 produces MPPKRLPKLDIPLEDHYVGRLSYRGSGRLTKLKKKFEEYGLLDRAKESIFGQFFNAPEFTFSGAMVHTILLRRIKSLQEDELHFLIGSTPCKFGVHEFALVTGLNCSCPPLAIELQPHLTSSRIIETYFNVQSNKYIKFLMLERAFTMCDQVEDLWKLGLVYFVEGVLMATENEGFIWRDSLLMVEELDYFYKYPWGSLSFDQTMKQLGRDMKATGASIPVKKVKKTREGESVKRVQVESKYTCRGYPPSLQYWAYEAIVDLANTYAKPCGVKFPRMLQWESIGQPKHLDVKDILGKKRVACIPFLRPRPDERQFFETIYVRTEMDAPRYAMLKDMIQPAPEEGRAFDAAAEAAAVAEIAKQAGIFVEAEETEGAPNTTAQPDAAFARVSFEAVVAEMVTIKVAMNEIKATQETVLQNQQFIMDKLNALSHIPTDSKVVEYDIVPTCYEPPV; encoded by the exons ATGCCACCTAAACGTCTTCCGAAGCTTGACATCCCCCTAGAGGATCATTACGTGGGTCGTCTCTCCTATAGGGGTTCAGGGAGGCTAACTAAATTGAAGAAGAAGTTTGAGGAGTATGGATTGTTGGATAGGGCCAAAGAGTCTATTTTTGGACAATTTTTCAATGCCCCCGAATTTACATTCTCTGGGGCAATGGTGCACACCATACTTCTACGAAGGATCAAGTCTCTGCAAGAGGATGAGCTGCACTTCTTGATTGGCAGCACACCTTGTAAGTTTGGGGTGCACGAGTTTGCCCTTGTTACCGGCCTTAATTGCAGTTGTCCACCACTTGCTATTGAGTTACAACCCCATTTGACATCCTCCCGTATCATTGAGACATATTTCAATGTGCAATCCAATAAATACATTAAATTTTTAATGTTAGAACGAGCATTTACCATGTGCGATCAAGTTGAGGATTTGTGGAAGCTTGGGTTGGTTTATTTTGTGGAGGGAGTACTCATGGCCACCGAGAATGAGGGGTTTATTTGGCGAGATTCACTGTTGATGGTAGAGGAATTAGATTACTTTTACAAATATCCATGGGGATCCCTCTCTTTCGATCAAACTATGAAACAGTTGGGCAGAGATATGAAAGCTACTGGTGCTAGTATACCTGTTAAGAAGGTTAAGAAGACTAGAGAGGGAGAATCTGTGAAACGTGTGCAGGTTGAGTCGAAGTACACATGCAGGGGATATCCACCATCCCTACAGTACTGGGCTTACGAGGCTATTGTTGATTTAGCAAATACATACGCTAAGCCGTGCGGAGTGAAGTTCCCTAGGATGCTCCAATGGGAGAGTATAGGTCAGCCGAAGCACCTTGATGTGAAGGATATACTTGGGAAGAAGCGT GTGGCATGCATTCCCTTTCTCAGGCCTCGACCAGATGAGCGACAATTCTTTGAAACGATATACGTGAGGACAGAAATGGACGCTCCCAGGTATGCGATGTTGAAGGATATGATCCAGCCTGCGCCTGAGGAAGGAAGAGCTTTCGATGCTGCTGCAGAGGCGGCTGCAGTGGCTGAAATTGCTAAACAAGCTGGCATATTTGTAGAGGCAGAGGAGACGGAGGGTGCACCTAATACTACTGCACAACCTGATGCAGCCTTTGCTAGAGTCTCTTTTGAGGCTGTGGTAGCTGAGATGGTCACAATCAAAGTTGCAATGAACGAAATTAAGGCCACGCAAGAGACTGTGCTTCAGAATCAACAATTTATCATGGATAAGCTTAATGCACTTAGTCACATACCTACTGATTCAAAAGTAGTGGAGTATGACATCGTCCCCACGTGTTATGAGCCTCCAGTATAA
- the LOC133789320 gene encoding uncharacterized protein LOC133789320 yields MDVDSQQTMEETILVGDDLMSGPPSPVIPPEIASHVLEGVELCDGLLRNLFLCLQINDIEPFCQDEIALYRECAENRDKELRKRLGESEHKLGSSMPLDRANERSAQLESEITSLERHMILASGAEGMEGFRQRWSLHGRLMDTKKRLECLRNGMESRKEEKPITVNSSTKRRWFFW; encoded by the exons ATGGATG tTGATTCACAGCAAACTATGGAGGAGACTATCTTGGTTGGTGATGATCTGATGTCGGGCCCACCCTCACCTGTCATTCCACCGGAGATTGCTTCTCATGTCCTTGAAGGTGTTGAATTGTGTGACGGGTTATTGAGAAATCTATTCTTGT GTCTGCAAATCAACGACATTGAGCCATTTTGTCAGGACGAGATTGCATTGTATCGAGAGTGTGCTGAAAATAGG GATAAAGAATTGAGGAAACGACTTGGGGAAAGTGAGCACAAGTTGGGTTCATCAATGCCTTTGGATCGAGCAAATGAAAGGAGTGCTCAGCTTGAATCAGAGATCACATCATTAGAGAG GCACATGATTCTTGCAAGTGGAGCTGAAGGCATGGAAGGTTTTCGCCAGAGATGGAGTTTGCACGGCCGTCTTATGGATACCAA GAAGAGATTGGAATGTTTAAGGAATGGAATGGAGAGTAGGAAAGAAGAGAAGCCAATTACTGTGAATTCGAGCACCAAACGAAGATGGTTCTTTTGGTGA